A window of Clostridia bacterium contains these coding sequences:
- the smc gene encoding chromosome segregation protein SMC, with the protein MYLKNIEIYAFKSFADRVKLNFEPGITAIVGPNGSGKSNITDAIRWVLGEQSAKTLRGIKMEDVIFNGSQKRRPLGFAEVSIVIDNSDEKLPIEYTEVKITRKIYRTGESEYLINKVPCRLKDINELLANTGIGRDGYSIIGQGRIDEILSSNPEERRYVFEEAAGIAKYKMRKVESERKLEKTNQNLIRLQDILHEIGMRLGPLKAQAQKAKGYIQLSERLKKYEINLFLMDFEIANNILDKYEHQSNLINNDIIKYQKMLQQKKEYVENIDEEIYKLNSSVERLREHIYRQKSEIQKINNQHDLKTQEKSACHNEKERLCDELKKLQSDLNQRIKQKQEKQTVLAQLSEKLDSYLQEKERIDKDITVYEGDIIEKEDNINRSRDQYIKLLNKIGDIKNDIERYKAIKGDLLKRESQINFMVQNQNDDVQKIIKTISRLERKISDKNSLLVNNEKSLEETVALINQEKQILLKYMEELKEIDNRIQFLNSRRKLLKEMEDSYQGYAAPVKSILENRNRQNLALKGIYGAVGNLISAPQELEIAIETALGYSIQCIVTHREEDARRAIEFLKNNKGGRATFLPLTSIKERELNSNEKNALNMPGCIGIASKLVDYDEKFKPIFKNLLGRVVVVDEIRNGIAIAKTFGYSFKIVTLDGDVLNTGGSISGGSRSAKTSNILGRKRQIDDIEEALKGLNLKKQKKSEAIDQANFYIHDIGQKIEVLKKAQQDLIIEINDLNNKKIAEKEKLEGIQKEIYKNNLELEQINDNKKELEKSLGELNDKLEKIQLESDNIKDEIELFKNTYNKSREDREKLYKHLTEIRIKISSLSSEKSLILENVENLAHDQNELENSIKTKEKLRDQAKEQIERLEKDIKQCGVQMENAERNLKESERNLEKAQKELIQISEKAKISTQEMEDNEQILDKLKEDKNNLELKIVKTKTQKENLQERIWDEYQVSYMQAKDYYDKNLSRPYVIDNIKECKQAIGCMGQVNPGAIDEYKELKVRYDFLSSQKTDLEKAKRDLEGIISSTVKSMENKFIREFKEINTNFNMIFKQLFNGGKAELKLADKTDVLNSGVEIIVQPPGKKLQSISLLSGGERTLTAIAILFAILKLNPAPFCVLDEIEAALDDMNVEYFNRFLKKFSEDIQFIMVTHNKKTMESADVLYGISMQEKGVSKIISLKLDEKVS; encoded by the coding sequence ATGTATTTAAAAAATATTGAGATCTATGCTTTTAAGTCGTTTGCTGATAGAGTTAAGTTGAACTTTGAACCGGGTATTACAGCGATAGTGGGCCCAAACGGTAGTGGTAAAAGCAATATAACAGATGCGATACGATGGGTATTGGGAGAACAGAGTGCAAAAACTTTGAGAGGCATTAAAATGGAAGATGTAATATTTAATGGCTCACAAAAGAGAAGGCCCCTTGGTTTTGCTGAAGTATCAATTGTTATAGATAATTCAGATGAAAAACTTCCAATTGAATATACAGAAGTTAAAATAACAAGGAAAATTTATAGGACAGGTGAGAGTGAATACCTTATAAATAAAGTGCCCTGTAGACTGAAAGATATAAATGAGTTGCTTGCAAACACAGGTATAGGCAGAGACGGATATTCTATTATAGGTCAGGGCAGAATAGATGAGATATTGAGCAGTAATCCTGAAGAAAGAAGATATGTTTTTGAAGAAGCAGCAGGTATAGCAAAATATAAGATGAGGAAAGTTGAATCAGAAAGAAAACTGGAAAAAACAAATCAGAACTTAATCAGGTTGCAAGATATACTACATGAGATTGGTATGAGATTAGGACCTTTAAAAGCTCAAGCACAGAAAGCAAAAGGCTACATTCAGCTTTCTGAACGGCTTAAAAAGTATGAGATAAATTTATTTTTGATGGATTTTGAAATAGCGAATAATATATTGGATAAATATGAGCATCAATCTAATTTAATAAATAACGATATAATAAAATACCAAAAGATGTTGCAACAAAAAAAAGAATATGTTGAGAATATAGATGAGGAAATATATAAACTAAATTCATCAGTGGAAAGATTAAGAGAGCATATATACAGGCAAAAAAGTGAAATACAAAAGATAAACAACCAACATGACTTAAAAACACAAGAAAAATCAGCTTGCCATAATGAAAAAGAGAGATTGTGTGATGAACTTAAAAAACTCCAATCTGATTTAAATCAAAGAATAAAACAAAAACAAGAAAAACAAACAGTCCTTGCCCAATTGTCCGAAAAGTTGGATAGCTACCTTCAGGAAAAAGAGAGGATCGACAAAGATATAACTGTGTATGAAGGAGATATAATTGAAAAAGAGGATAATATAAATAGATCTAGAGACCAGTATATCAAACTTTTAAATAAGATAGGTGATATTAAAAACGATATAGAAAGATACAAGGCAATAAAGGGTGATTTGCTCAAAAGAGAATCACAAATAAATTTCATGGTTCAAAACCAAAATGACGATGTACAGAAAATCATTAAAACAATCTCTCGATTGGAAAGGAAAATATCGGATAAAAATAGCTTATTAGTGAATAATGAAAAGAGCCTTGAAGAGACGGTCGCATTGATAAATCAAGAAAAGCAGATATTACTTAAGTATATGGAAGAGTTAAAAGAGATTGATAATAGAATTCAGTTTTTAAACTCAAGAAGAAAGCTTTTAAAAGAGATGGAAGATAGTTATCAAGGATATGCTGCACCAGTTAAGTCAATACTAGAAAATAGAAACCGTCAAAATTTAGCTTTGAAAGGAATATACGGCGCTGTAGGCAATCTTATATCCGCACCCCAAGAGCTGGAAATAGCGATTGAAACTGCATTAGGATATAGCATTCAATGTATTGTTACTCACCGAGAGGAAGATGCTAGAAGAGCTATTGAATTTCTTAAAAACAACAAGGGTGGACGAGCTACTTTTTTACCTTTAACATCAATAAAGGAAAGAGAGTTAAATTCCAACGAAAAAAATGCGCTCAATATGCCTGGATGCATAGGTATAGCCTCAAAGTTAGTAGATTATGATGAAAAGTTTAAGCCGATTTTCAAAAATCTCTTGGGAAGAGTTGTGGTAGTAGATGAAATCAGAAATGGGATTGCAATCGCTAAAACATTTGGATATTCATTCAAGATAGTAACTTTGGATGGGGATGTTTTAAATACAGGTGGGTCTATATCAGGGGGAAGTAGGTCCGCAAAAACAAGTAATATACTTGGAAGGAAAAGGCAGATAGATGATATCGAAGAAGCACTAAAGGGGTTAAATCTTAAAAAGCAGAAAAAAAGCGAGGCAATAGATCAAGCCAATTTTTATATCCATGATATCGGACAGAAAATTGAGGTACTTAAAAAAGCACAGCAAGATCTTATAATAGAAATCAATGATTTGAATAATAAAAAGATTGCTGAAAAAGAAAAGCTTGAAGGAATTCAAAAAGAAATTTATAAAAACAATTTAGAGTTAGAACAGATAAATGATAATAAAAAAGAACTGGAGAAAAGCTTGGGAGAATTAAACGATAAACTAGAAAAAATTCAATTAGAAAGTGATAATATTAAAGACGAAATTGAATTATTTAAAAATACATATAACAAGTCGAGAGAAGATAGAGAAAAGTTATACAAGCATTTAACTGAAATAAGGATCAAGATCAGTTCTTTAAGCAGTGAAAAATCTTTAATTCTTGAGAATGTGGAAAATCTAGCGCATGATCAAAATGAATTAGAAAACTCGATTAAAACAAAAGAAAAACTAAGAGACCAGGCCAAAGAGCAAATAGAAAGACTGGAAAAAGATATAAAGCAATGTGGTGTGCAGATGGAAAATGCGGAAAGGAACTTGAAAGAAAGTGAGAGAAACTTAGAGAAGGCTCAAAAGGAATTAATACAGATATCAGAAAAAGCTAAGATTTCAACTCAGGAGATGGAAGATAACGAGCAAATATTGGATAAACTTAAGGAGGATAAAAATAATCTGGAGCTAAAGATAGTAAAGACAAAGACGCAAAAAGAAAATTTACAGGAAAGAATATGGGATGAATATCAGGTATCATATATGCAGGCTAAAGACTATTATGATAAGAATTTGAGCAGACCATATGTCATAGATAATATAAAAGAGTGCAAGCAAGCCATCGGTTGTATGGGACAAGTGAACCCTGGGGCTATAGATGAATATAAAGAGCTTAAAGTCAGATATGATTTTCTATCCAGCCAGAAAACTGATCTGGAAAAAGCCAAAAGAGATTTAGAGGGTATTATAAGTTCTACTGTAAAATCAATGGAGAACAAATTTATCCGAGAGTTTAAAGAGATCAACACTAATTTTAATATGATATTTAAACAATTATTTAACGGAGGCAAGGCCGAATTGAAACTAGCGGATAAAACCGATGTGTTAAATTCAGGGGTTGAAATAATAGTCCAGCCCCCTGGGAAAAAGCTGCAAAGCATATCCTTGTTATCGGGTGGAGAGCGTACGTTGACAGCTATTGCTATATTATTTGCGATTTTGAAGTTGAATCCGGCACCTTTTTGTGTTTTAGATGAGATTGAAGCAGCTTTAGATGATATGAATGTGGAATATTTTAATAGATTTTTAAAAAAGTTTTCAGAAGATATCCAGTTTATAATGGTAACACATAACAAAAAGACTATGGAAAGCGCTGATGTCCTGTATGGAATATCTATGCAAGAAAAGGGTGTATCAAAAATAATTTCTTTAAAACTTGACGAAAAAGTAAGCTGA
- a CDS encoding radical SAM protein yields MSRRYIIPVFIPHRGCPHDCVFCNQKKISGFADEYDSDKIHSTITEHIKTFKGEKETSVQIAFYGGSFTALPIEQQTKLLQIAQKYIEQGAVDSIRLSTRPDYIDDVILDNLKKHDVKTIELGVQSLNDEVLRLSGRGHTAEAVYEAVQNIKHYGFELGLQMMTGLPGDNGDQSLFTAIEIANLKPQFARIYPTLVVKDTILANLYLEGKYKPFNLRKTVHLCKDILLIFKAKGVQVIRIGLQPTENINLNADVIAGPFHPSIGELVEGELLYDLFRNVFMDNNVHGLEYVEVVMNPVNLSKFIGNKKTNKRRFLKDFGIKNLTTSIDKTLDVNEYRVCFKEEIIHIDIDDIIVKSYKQKYGRCVNVFKKY; encoded by the coding sequence ATGAGTAGACGCTATATAATACCGGTTTTTATCCCACATAGAGGATGTCCACATGACTGTGTATTCTGTAATCAAAAAAAGATCAGTGGCTTTGCCGACGAGTATGACTCGGACAAGATACATAGTACAATAACAGAACATATTAAAACTTTTAAGGGTGAAAAGGAAACATCAGTACAGATAGCTTTCTATGGAGGTAGCTTTACAGCTCTGCCCATAGAGCAACAGACCAAGTTGCTGCAAATTGCACAAAAATATATTGAACAGGGAGCAGTTGATAGCATAAGATTGTCTACAAGACCTGATTATATAGATGATGTTATTCTAGATAACCTTAAAAAGCATGATGTAAAGACTATAGAATTGGGTGTACAATCACTGAACGATGAAGTCTTAAGGTTGAGTGGAAGAGGTCATACTGCTGAAGCGGTATATGAGGCTGTACAAAACATAAAACATTACGGGTTCGAGTTGGGATTACAGATGATGACAGGATTGCCTGGAGATAATGGAGATCAATCACTTTTTACAGCAATTGAAATTGCAAATTTGAAACCACAATTTGCCAGAATTTATCCTACACTTGTTGTTAAGGATACAATACTAGCCAACCTATATTTAGAAGGTAAATACAAACCCTTTAATCTGCGTAAAACAGTGCATTTGTGCAAAGATATATTGCTGATTTTTAAAGCCAAGGGAGTACAAGTGATAAGGATAGGGCTTCAACCAACAGAAAATATAAACTTGAATGCAGATGTGATTGCAGGTCCTTTTCATCCATCCATCGGTGAATTGGTAGAAGGTGAATTGCTATATGATCTGTTTAGAAATGTGTTTATGGACAACAATGTACATGGATTAGAATATGTAGAAGTGGTCATGAATCCTGTTAACTTATCCAAGTTTATAGGGAATAAAAAAACAAATAAACGCAGGTTTTTAAAGGATTTCGGTATAAAAAACTTGACGACTAGTATTGACAAAACCTTGGATGTTAATGAATATAGAGTATGTTTTAAAGAAGAAATAATTCATATTGATATTGATGATATTATCGTCAAATCATACAAACAAAAATACGGTAGGTGTGTCAATGTATTTAAAAAATATTGA
- the rnc gene encoding ribonuclease III encodes MCDIDEGRITKLQGIIGYKFKNKKNLLTAITHSSYANEHNKIDYECNERLEFLGDSVLNLTISDYLFNKYQSLDEGDLTRIRAGIVSSTPLAIAARKMRLGDYLLLGKGEENTGGRYRDSILADGFEAVIGSIYIDGGLEQARDFVLTRLKHNIDQVIEGKGFRDYKTLLQEKAQMNSKPKIEYQIVDEKGPEHDKIFYVKVKLNDKIYGEGTGKTKKEAEQVAAKNAVEKMEGTYE; translated from the coding sequence ATGTGCGATATAGATGAAGGCAGAATCACAAAGCTCCAAGGGATTATAGGATATAAATTTAAAAACAAAAAAAATTTGCTCACTGCGATAACACATAGTTCATATGCAAATGAACACAATAAAATAGACTATGAGTGCAATGAGCGATTAGAATTTTTAGGGGATTCGGTGCTTAATTTAACTATAAGCGATTATCTTTTCAATAAATATCAAAGCCTAGATGAAGGAGATCTTACTCGCATAAGGGCAGGTATTGTATCCTCCACGCCTCTTGCTATAGCAGCAAGGAAGATGAGGTTAGGCGATTATCTTCTGCTAGGAAAAGGAGAAGAGAATACAGGTGGAAGGTATAGGGATTCCATATTAGCAGATGGGTTTGAAGCTGTTATAGGGTCTATCTATATCGATGGTGGTTTAGAGCAGGCAAGAGATTTTGTTTTAACAAGACTTAAACACAATATAGACCAGGTTATAGAAGGCAAAGGATTTAGAGATTATAAGACTTTATTGCAGGAAAAAGCTCAGATGAATTCAAAACCAAAAATTGAATATCAAATTGTAGATGAAAAAGGACCAGAGCATGATAAAATATTTTATGTAAAAGTTAAACTGAATGATAAAATATACGGGGAAGGTACCGGAAAGACTAAAAAAGAAGCTGAACAGGTTGCTGCCAAGAATGCAGTTGAAAAGATGGAGGGTACATATGAGTAG
- the fabF gene encoding beta-ketoacyl-ACP synthase II produces MRRRVVITGIGAVTSMGLGKNQLWDSLSKGKSGVNLIDRFDVSEFTTKIAAEVKDFQPEDFMKKKHARRMDRFTQFAVAAANMAVRDAELDIEKVDKDRFGVVLGTGIGGMETLEQQARVLHEKGPKRISPFFVPAMIGNMAAGLISIIYNARGVNNTCITACASSTSAISDAYKYVQRGDADIMITGGTEATVTPLALAGFCNMRALSTNNENPQQASRPFDAKRDGFVMGEGSGIIVIEELNHALKRNAEIYAEIVGSGMTADAYHITAPAPKGRGGAMAMKRALEDANINYSQVDYINAHGTSTVYNDKYETDAIKSIFKEHAYEVCISSTKSMTGHLLGAAGAIEAIVCALSIYNNFIPPTINYSNVDQDCDLDYVPNKGRTKKIDYALSNSFGFGGQNACLLFKRIEQ; encoded by the coding sequence ATGAGGAGAAGAGTTGTAATTACAGGAATAGGAGCTGTTACTTCAATGGGACTGGGCAAGAATCAGTTATGGGATTCTTTGTCGAAGGGGAAATCAGGTGTAAATTTAATTGATAGATTTGATGTTTCGGAATTTACAACTAAAATTGCAGCAGAGGTAAAAGATTTTCAACCTGAGGATTTTATGAAAAAAAAGCATGCTAGAAGGATGGATAGGTTTACTCAGTTTGCTGTAGCAGCTGCTAATATGGCTGTCAGGGATGCTGAATTGGATATCGAAAAGGTGGATAAGGATAGATTTGGTGTAGTGCTGGGAACGGGAATAGGTGGTATGGAAACTTTAGAGCAACAAGCAAGGGTGTTGCATGAGAAGGGCCCCAAAAGAATAAGTCCTTTTTTTGTGCCGGCTATGATAGGAAATATGGCGGCTGGGTTGATTTCAATCATATACAATGCTAGAGGTGTAAATAATACTTGTATAACTGCATGTGCATCTTCTACCAGTGCAATTTCTGATGCTTATAAATATGTGCAAAGAGGAGATGCGGATATAATGATAACTGGCGGTACAGAAGCCACCGTTACTCCGTTGGCCTTAGCAGGGTTTTGCAATATGAGGGCTTTGTCTACAAATAACGAAAATCCTCAACAGGCAAGCAGACCTTTTGATGCGAAACGGGATGGATTTGTTATGGGGGAAGGTTCTGGGATTATAGTTATTGAAGAATTAAACCATGCTTTGAAGAGAAATGCTGAAATTTATGCAGAAATAGTTGGGAGCGGGATGACTGCAGATGCATATCATATAACTGCCCCTGCGCCAAAGGGTAGGGGAGGAGCCATGGCTATGAAGCGTGCCCTAGAAGATGCAAATATAAATTATTCACAGGTAGACTATATAAATGCCCATGGTACATCCACTGTTTACAACGATAAGTATGAAACAGATGCAATAAAATCAATATTCAAAGAGCATGCTTATGAGGTTTGTATAAGTTCTACAAAATCTATGACAGGGCATTTATTAGGAGCAGCAGGTGCGATAGAGGCTATTGTATGCGCTCTTTCAATTTATAATAATTTTATTCCACCAACAATAAATTATAGCAATGTGGATCAGGACTGTGATTTAGATTATGTCCCTAACAAAGGAAGGACTAAAAAAATAGACTATGCTTTATCCAATTCTTTTGGCTTTGGTGGTCAGAATGCATGCCTATTATTTAAAAGAATTGAGCAGTAA
- the acpP gene encoding acyl carrier protein: MIFEKVRNTIAEQLGIDEEEVSLESSFIDDLGADSLDIVELIMALEEEFEMEIPDEEAEKITTVGDVVEYIKEHS, encoded by the coding sequence ATGATTTTCGAAAAGGTTAGAAATACTATTGCTGAACAGTTAGGTATAGATGAAGAGGAAGTGTCTTTAGAATCATCTTTTATCGATGATCTTGGTGCAGATTCACTTGATATTGTAGAACTTATAATGGCACTAGAAGAAGAATTTGAGATGGAGATCCCTGATGAAGAGGCGGAAAAGATTACTACGGTGGGAGATGTAGTGGAATATATAAAAGAGCATTCTTGA
- the fabG gene encoding 3-oxoacyl-[acyl-carrier-protein] reductase, which produces MDLSHKVAVVTGGSRGIGEAIATKLASLNASVVINYNKNKDKAQQVLEKIISKGGEASIYKADVSSIDEVESLFDFCTKKYGSVDILINNAGLTRDALLIRMKQKDWNDVLNINLTGTYNCTKVCSRQMIKKRYGKIINVTSVVAIAGNAGQSNYAAAKSGIIGFTKSIARELASRKINVNAVAPGFIETDMTAALSDSVKKEILKDIPLKRYGMPEDVAEVVAFLASESSSYITGQIINVDGGMIM; this is translated from the coding sequence ATGGATTTATCCCACAAGGTGGCGGTTGTTACTGGAGGTTCAAGAGGAATTGGAGAGGCTATAGCTACAAAACTTGCTTCATTAAATGCTTCAGTTGTAATCAATTACAACAAAAATAAAGATAAAGCTCAACAGGTTTTGGAAAAAATCATTTCAAAGGGAGGCGAGGCTAGTATATATAAAGCTGATGTATCTAGTATTGATGAGGTAGAAAGTTTATTTGATTTCTGTACAAAAAAATATGGAAGCGTAGATATACTTATTAATAATGCGGGACTTACAAGGGATGCTTTACTCATCAGGATGAAACAAAAGGATTGGAATGATGTATTGAATATTAACCTAACAGGGACATATAATTGTACTAAAGTTTGTTCTAGACAGATGATAAAAAAGAGATATGGGAAAATAATAAATGTAACTTCTGTGGTGGCAATAGCAGGGAATGCTGGTCAGTCAAACTACGCTGCTGCAAAATCAGGGATTATCGGGTTTACAAAGAGTATTGCCAGGGAATTAGCTTCAAGAAAAATAAATGTTAATGCTGTAGCACCTGGCTTTATCGAAACTGATATGACAGCCGCTTTAAGCGATAGCGTAAAAAAGGAGATATTAAAGGATATTCCCTTAAAAAGATATGGCATGCCGGAAGATGTAGCGGAAGTAGTTGCTTTTCTGGCTAGCGAATCATCTAGCTACATAACCGGGCAGATAATAAATGTTGACGGAGGAATGATAATGTAA
- the fabD gene encoding ACP S-malonyltransferase, producing MSKTAFIFPGQGAQYVGMGKEIALKYSEAMQVYDSIAGLIDIDVKELCFIGPEDEINKTEYTQPCVLATSIAIMKAVETLNIKPDVAAGLSLGEYSALVASGALELKDAIRIVRKRGMYMQRAVPLGKGGMSAVIGLQREEVESCCELSRQNGVVQAVNYNCPGQIVIAGEMPALEKAEQLCKKAGARRVIRLKVTAPFHTVLLKGAGEKLKYAFENVEIDKLNIPVVSNVTADFVSADQIVDMLIRQVSSPVFWEDSINKMIDSGVDTFIEIGPGRILTSFVKKTNKNVKVFNVEDKNTFLKIKSEFRS from the coding sequence ATGAGTAAGACGGCATTTATTTTTCCAGGGCAAGGAGCACAATATGTTGGAATGGGTAAAGAGATAGCTTTAAAGTATTCTGAAGCTATGCAAGTATATGATTCAATTGCCGGATTAATTGATATAGATGTGAAAGAACTCTGTTTTATAGGGCCTGAGGATGAAATAAATAAGACAGAATATACCCAGCCATGTGTTTTGGCTACTAGCATAGCTATCATGAAAGCGGTAGAAACGTTAAATATAAAACCCGATGTAGCTGCAGGATTAAGTCTTGGAGAATACTCTGCATTGGTGGCTTCAGGGGCTTTAGAGTTAAAAGATGCAATTAGAATTGTAAGAAAACGTGGAATGTATATGCAGCGAGCAGTCCCGTTAGGCAAGGGAGGTATGTCTGCTGTTATTGGATTGCAAAGAGAGGAGGTAGAAAGCTGCTGTGAATTATCACGGCAAAATGGGGTGGTACAAGCAGTAAATTATAATTGCCCTGGACAGATTGTAATTGCAGGAGAAATGCCTGCTTTAGAGAAAGCGGAACAACTTTGCAAAAAGGCAGGAGCACGAAGAGTAATTCGCTTGAAAGTAACTGCTCCGTTTCATACTGTTCTGTTAAAAGGGGCAGGAGAGAAACTAAAATATGCTTTTGAAAATGTGGAGATAGATAAGCTGAATATTCCAGTTGTGAGTAATGTGACAGCGGATTTTGTAAGTGCCGATCAGATAGTCGATATGCTCATTCGTCAAGTGAGCAGTCCAGTGTTTTGGGAAGATTCTATAAATAAGATGATCGATTCAGGTGTAGATACATTTATTGAAATTGGTCCAGGCAGGATACTGACTTCTTTTGTTAAAAAGACAAATAAAAATGTAAAGGTTTTTAATGTTGAGGATAAAAACACATTTTTGAAAATAAAAAGTGAATTTAGGAGTTGA
- the fabK gene encoding enoyl-[acyl-carrier-protein] reductase FabK has translation MILTEICELLDIKYPIIQGGMAWVATAELAGAVSNSGGLGIIGAGNAPVEVIEQEIKKAKKLTQRPFGVNIMLLSPYSEDIVELVCSENIPVVTTGAGNPGKYMGKLKNKGIKVIPVISSVALAKRMEKQGADAVIAEGHEAGGHVGELTTFTLVPQVVDGVDIPVIAAGGIGDGRGLAAALSLGAKGIQMGTRFICTQECTVHINYKQAIMKAKDRSSTITGLTTGHPVRILKNKLARQFKKFEDNGISIEDIEKLGAGSLKNAVIDGDVDFGSVMAGQISGIIKDISKTSQVIEQVIKDAENTIDKLKRMSDKDE, from the coding sequence ATGATATTGACAGAAATTTGTGAATTATTAGATATTAAATACCCCATAATCCAAGGGGGAATGGCTTGGGTAGCAACAGCTGAACTTGCGGGAGCTGTGTCTAATTCAGGAGGTTTGGGGATTATTGGAGCAGGGAATGCTCCTGTAGAGGTAATAGAACAGGAGATAAAAAAAGCTAAAAAACTGACACAACGACCTTTTGGAGTGAATATAATGCTTTTATCTCCATATTCAGAAGATATTGTAGAGCTTGTATGTAGTGAGAATATACCTGTAGTGACAACTGGTGCAGGCAATCCAGGAAAGTATATGGGCAAACTCAAGAATAAAGGTATAAAAGTTATTCCTGTTATTTCGTCTGTTGCACTTGCTAAGAGAATGGAAAAACAAGGTGCTGATGCTGTTATTGCAGAGGGACATGAAGCCGGTGGACATGTAGGCGAACTAACTACTTTTACATTGGTTCCACAAGTAGTCGATGGAGTGGATATACCTGTTATTGCTGCAGGAGGTATAGGTGATGGAAGAGGATTAGCTGCAGCCTTGAGTTTAGGCGCTAAAGGTATTCAAATGGGGACAAGATTTATATGTACTCAGGAATGTACAGTTCATATAAATTATAAACAAGCGATAATGAAGGCAAAAGATAGGAGTTCCACAATTACAGGATTAACAACAGGTCATCCGGTTAGAATACTTAAAAACAAACTTGCCCGGCAGTTTAAAAAGTTTGAAGATAATGGGATATCAATAGAGGATATAGAAAAATTAGGGGCTGGAAGTTTAAAAAATGCGGTTATAGATGGGGATGTGGATTTTGGTTCAGTTATGGCAGGGCAGATATCCGGTATAATTAAGGATATATCAAAAACTAGTCAAGTGATTGAGCAAGTAATAAAGGATGCGGAGAATACTATAGATAAGTTAAAAAGAATGAGTGATAAAGATGAGTAA
- a CDS encoding ketoacyl-ACP synthase III → MGKGLYTAGILGTGSYLPETKFTNKDLENMVDTSDEWITSRTGIKERRITDSKTACSDLAAKAAINALNDCNMSASQLDLIIVSTVTPDMMFPSTACLVQQKIGATRAAAFDIEAACSGFMYSISVAKQFIEGGVYENILVIGSETLSKITDWSDRKTCVLFGDGAGAAVVSRVQQGYGIMSVKLGADGSGADLLRMEAGGSKNPASIMTVKNRMHYIKMEGKQVFKFAVKTMERAARDVLSQCEMDVDDVDIFIPHQANMRIIDLAARKMNINKERIFTNIQKYGNISSASIPVSLDQACKLGRIKNGDNVLLVAFGGGLTWGSCLIKWSKHDIGEEII, encoded by the coding sequence ATGGGTAAAGGTTTGTACACTGCAGGCATACTTGGAACTGGTAGCTATTTGCCTGAAACAAAGTTTACAAATAAAGACTTAGAAAATATGGTGGATACTTCTGATGAATGGATAACCAGCAGAACGGGCATCAAAGAAAGAAGAATAACAGATAGTAAAACTGCTTGTTCTGATTTGGCAGCAAAGGCTGCTATCAATGCATTGAATGATTGTAATATGTCGGCAAGTCAACTAGATCTGATTATAGTATCTACTGTTACACCGGATATGATGTTTCCATCCACAGCCTGTCTGGTTCAACAAAAAATAGGAGCCACAAGAGCTGCAGCATTTGATATAGAAGCTGCCTGTTCAGGGTTTATGTATTCTATATCTGTTGCAAAGCAGTTTATAGAAGGTGGAGTTTATGAGAACATTCTGGTGATCGGTTCAGAGACACTTTCAAAAATCACAGATTGGAGCGACAGGAAAACTTGTGTGTTGTTTGGAGACGGGGCAGGAGCGGCGGTAGTGTCTAGGGTACAGCAAGGATACGGTATAATGTCTGTTAAATTAGGTGCAGATGGTTCAGGGGCAGACCTTTTGAGGATGGAGGCTGGCGGTTCTAAAAATCCGGCCTCCATCATGACAGTCAAAAACAGGATGCATTATATAAAGATGGAAGGAAAACAAGTTTTCAAGTTTGCTGTTAAGACAATGGAAAGGGCAGCCCGGGATGTGCTCTCCCAATGTGAAATGGATGTAGATGATGTAGATATCTTCATACCACATCAGGCTAATATGAGAATAATCGATTTAGCAGCTAGGAAAATGAATATAAACAAAGAAAGAATATTCACAAACATTCAAAAATACGGAAATATCTCTTCTGCCTCAATACCTGTATCACTTGATCAGGCGTGTAAATTAGGCAGGATAAAAAATGGTGACAATGTTTTGCTTGTGGCTTTCGGCGGAGGTCTAACTTGGGGCTCCTGTCTAATAAAATGGTCTAAACATGATATCGGGGAGGAAATCATATGA